CTCATATTCAAAAACTCGACTATCTAAGTCACAAGCCAAATTGGTTCGCAAGTCCACCTCTCGATACTATTCCCATTAATGTAGTCTCAAGCGATAAACTCACTGCTGAACGTGCAAAATCTATACAAAACCTCCTCTATCTCGATCATTTGACTGAAACAGAAAATACTGTAATTACTGAACTCATTAGCCAACACCAAGACCTTTTTGTTCTTAATGGCGAAGCTTTAGGTGCTACAAAtgctatttttcatcaaattaatacAATAGATGACGTACCTGTATTCAAACGACAATATAGATTCCCTCCTATTCACAAAGACGAAATTATAAAACAATGTACAGAATTAGAGGCAAGAGGTATAATTAAACCATCCGATTCGCCCTATAGTTCTCCCATTTGGATAGTTCCGAAAAAGGAAGATTCCTTAGGAAATAAAAGATGGAGAATGGTAATTGACTACCGATCTCTCAATGAAAAAACCATCGGGGACGCCTACCCTCTCCCAaacattaatgaaatattagaCCAGTTGGGAAATGCCCAATATTTCTCAAGCTTTGACCTTGCTAGTGGATTCCATCAAATCCCTATTCATCCTAATGACACACATAAAACCGCATTCTCTACACCCTATCAGCACTATGAGTTTACGCGCATGCCCTTCGGTCTCAAAAACGCACCCCCAACATTCCAAAGAATGATGGATAAAGTCCTAATTGGATTACAGGGTAAAGAATTATTCGTCTACatggatgatatagtgatcTATTCTCAGACTCTTGAAGAGCATGTTCGAAAGTTTCAAAATTTAAGTGAGCGCTTACGAAAGGCTGGTTTGCAACTCGAACCGGATAAATGTCACTTTTTAAAGAAAGAGATCAATTATCTGGGACACATTATATCATCTGATGGAGTACGTCCggaaccaaaaaaattaacagctgtccaaaattttccaagaccaaccaatcagaaaaatatcagACAATTTCTTGGCCTAACCGGGTATTACCGTCGATTCATCCCAAATTATGCAAAAATCGCCAAACCTTTAACCTCTCTCCTAATGAAAGACAAGAAATTTCAATGGGGCGACGAGGAAAACAAAGCCTTTAGTAATTTACGGAACGCGCTGTGCAAATCTCCCATACTGCAATATCCAGATTTCACCAAGGAGTTTGTAATCACGACAGATGCTTGCGGATACGGCATTGCCGGAATTCTCAGTCAAGGAGAGATTGGTAAAGATCTTCCAATTGCCTATATCTCAAGAGTATTAGGAAAATCAGAAAGAAATTACTCAACTATAGAAAAGGAAATGCTTGCTATCATTTATGCGGTAAACTACTTTCGACCTTATGTCTACGGTCGGAAATTTACATTAGTTACAGACCACAGGCCTTTGACTTGGATTAATTCGGTGTCGTCGCCAAATTCTAGAATTGTTAGGTGGAGACTAAGTATGCAGGATTTTGATTACCGAATAGTATATAAACCAGGGTTAGTGAACGCAAATGCTGATGCTTTATCTAGAAATATTCCATTTAATAACGAAACAGAATGCGACAACGATGATACTTTGTTAGatataaaaagaattttcacgATTGATTCTGACACCTCTTCTAGTGATTCAATATTTACGGCCccagcaaaacgaaaaaagaaaGAGGTAACAAAAGCACTGACGAAAAGATCTCGTGTGGGAAGCGATGATATTGATATAGCAGTAGATAACAGCACGAAATCAGAGGACAGTGAGAATGTAGGTAGAAATAAAAGAAGTAATATAGCTGACGAAGATATCACGCAACAGACAGGCTCAAGTAGCGCGACGGAAATCTTAGCCGAACATCCGGCATCTGAACCCCTGATATCACCTGAAGGAAATGACTCAGATAACGAACATAATCACAGTGAGCTATCCAGTAACGGTGGATTAGCGGAGAGCGAACGCAGCTCTGAGTCATATCCTGCAAGCGTTGCAAATAATCAAGACATCGACCCATCCCACTATTTACCCCCAGCCGCTTGTGATGAAAtagatgaaacattttttgatgACGGGTCTCTAGGGTTAGCAGACTTTACTGAAATTATGTCCGACATGTTCATATTCCCAGAGGATGCACAAGATAACAACTCGACTGATATACTCAGAACAGACCCTATTAGCAATCAAGAGAATGAAGCAGTTGTGGTCGATGTACCTGACTCAGATGATTCAAGCGATTCGAGCGAAGAAATATTCCCAACAGCTCGCGTTCCATTCGAGAATCAACGACAaagggaaaataaagaaagacTACCACCAAATTCGCGA
Above is a genomic segment from Diachasmimorpha longicaudata isolate KC_UGA_2023 unplaced genomic scaffold, iyDiaLong2 ctg00000102.1, whole genome shotgun sequence containing:
- the LOC135171774 gene encoding uncharacterized protein LOC135171774, giving the protein MGQCSWLTCRGETDAQRELIRENNFQEEPNSHIQKLDYLSHKPNWFASPPLDTIPINVVSSDKLTAERAKSIQNLLYLDHLTETENTVITELISQHQDLFVLNGEALGATNAIFHQINTIDDVPVFKRQYRFPPIHKDEIIKQCTELEARGIIKPSDSPYSSPIWIVPKKEDSLGNKRWRMVIDYRSLNEKTIGDAYPLPNINEILDQLGNAQYFSSFDLASGFHQIPIHPNDTHKTAFSTPYQHYEFTRMPFGLKNAPPTFQRMMDKVLIGLQGKELFVYMDDIVIYSQTLEEHVRKFQNLSERLRKAGLQLEPDKCHFLKKEINYLGHIISSDGVRPEPKKLTAVQNFPRPTNQKNIRQFLGLTGYYRRFIPNYAKIAKPLTSLLMKDKKFQWGDEENKAFSNLRNALCKSPILQYPDFTKEFVITTDACGYGIAGILSQGEIGKDLPIAYISRVLGKSERNYSTIEKEMLAIIYAVNYFRPYVYGRKFTLVTDHRPLTWINSVSSPNSRIVRWRLSMQDFDYRIVYKPGLVNANADALSRNIPFNNETECDNDDTLLDIKRIFTIDSDTSSSDSIFTAPAKRKKKEVTKALTKRSRVGSDDIDIAVDNSTKSEDSENVGRNKRSNIADEDITQQTGSSSATEILAEHPASEPLISPEGNDSDNEHNHSELSSNGGLAESERSSESYPASVANNQDIDPSHYLPPAACDEIDETFFDDGSLGLADFTEIMSDMFIFPEDAQDNNSTDILRTDPISNQENEAVVVDVPDSDDSSDSSEEIFPTARVPFENQRQRENKERLPPNSRIISDQVIECRDNLAMRQDNYLIFTSIRGEACDNGALEILHTIDCPINDLTLLRVKVIPYKKKLTLILPLRNNRNNIVVEEDIREGLQSVHNAIIDLNIKSISIAKTDQFDDVPWNIIEQILVDTFAPIDVKITICTQEVIIPNEHDRSEILLEYHASATNGHKGTTKTFNRLRQNFFWPSMRQDVIELIRNCRACQLKKLVRVKTKQPMVITDTPKAAFDKIAMDMVGPLSKTKNDNIYILTIQDLLTKYSLAIPLKNGDSREIAIALVKNFICYFGAPKIILTDQGSNFISCLMKTIAKKFRIKQYHTTAYRPQSNGSIERSHHVLIQYLKQYADTHTDWDELCELASFAYNTSVHEGTGYTPHQLVFGKLARLPSSQAANEPIEPTYGDYLRQLFTRITTFQETAGQNLHQAKLKSKEYYDAKINPQQLSVGNKVFLLKEPNKGKMTDQYEGPYNIIEILENCNVIINRNGAKKKVHINKLRLSKMQVSLITR